A genomic segment from Luteolibacter ambystomatis encodes:
- a CDS encoding beta strand repeat-containing protein, producing the protein MKIPSLPSLIVFAIVPIFHSAAADRFWDGGTTDIATNGDGASTYNTGNWNTTVVNWDQGSGLAHVAWNNASLDNAVFGGTISGSKTVTVNGGVEVNQIRFIGGNTSGAYTLGSTSDAINTIKFSGSYNEAANPGIDGSGSSNSTIAQKITGAITGGLIIKHGSNITTPGSTGRLNLTNQTNDFTGDVTVLSGNFAAGSGCGVASNRIILKGGSLFVSGGGAGTTTNTRAVEVASASGISTSAVTSGLQTLDLTGAITGSSNLTRYSSTSGSATSEVRFSGDMSGYTGTYESTGTAATLTTVQTTAASAGKWQITAGTITFTTAASLYGGSVGSWTKENIAANSGATLALNAGGIGEFSESQVATLIANLTTNINNNGLRAGATLRVNIGTGNAIGLANLANSTGTGSGAFGLGKTGAGTLTLSGGNTYTGQTVVQGGSFVFDGGSLDASATAPASRSFNVGSGGSAEIKNNAQITFGGWVGLGYFDNTGTGTLTLTSGSLTVNGISGGTPSDRGLVIGEYAGDAGTFNMNSGTLAVGNAAVYIGQNSAAAWNMAGGTASVKKIALGYNSASAGTLNLTGGTLSVGSGGISKGSGTATLNMGGGTLSSSASWSSSLPMNLTGTNGNLSASTAHTITLSGILSGTGGLGKAGTGTLILSGANTYSGNTDVSGGTLLANNTTGLATGTGTTVVHSTTILGGTGTIGAVTLESGSTLAPGNGAIGVLTTGALTLPAGAVLASEIDTSGPVGSDLISVNGDVTLGGTLGLSDRAVTAGAVPVGTKLTLIAYTGTLTGTFNGLAENAPVAIGINNFIIRYHDGQAVTLESTGASSYYIAWANSKGLDGTSNGPVQDPDHDGHNNLHEFAFDGDPLSGANDGRIVTKVAAVGGLNALTLTMPVRTGASFPDLGPDELVSTAQDGVTYHIQGSVDVTNWTGNFIDVNEVTNPADVAAVQGTLAADKPLPGGWTYRSFYIPGSDPAANVKIFIRAKVTE; encoded by the coding sequence ATGAAAATCCCCTCCCTCCCGAGTCTCATTGTCTTCGCCATCGTTCCCATCTTCCACTCCGCCGCCGCCGACCGCTTCTGGGACGGAGGCACCACCGATATCGCCACCAACGGTGATGGGGCCTCCACCTATAACACGGGTAACTGGAACACGACCGTCGTGAACTGGGACCAAGGCAGCGGCCTGGCCCATGTCGCCTGGAACAATGCCAGCCTCGACAATGCGGTGTTCGGCGGAACCATCTCCGGAAGCAAGACGGTCACGGTCAACGGCGGCGTGGAGGTCAACCAGATCCGGTTTATCGGTGGCAACACGTCGGGGGCCTATACGCTCGGTTCGACTTCCGATGCCATCAACACGATCAAGTTTTCCGGTAGCTACAATGAGGCGGCGAATCCAGGGATCGATGGCTCCGGCTCCTCCAATTCGACCATCGCCCAGAAGATCACCGGTGCCATCACAGGCGGGCTGATTATCAAACATGGCAGCAACATCACCACGCCGGGAAGTACGGGGCGTCTGAATCTCACCAACCAGACCAATGACTTCACAGGAGATGTGACGGTCCTCAGCGGCAACTTTGCGGCAGGCTCGGGGTGCGGGGTGGCTTCAAACCGGATTATCCTCAAGGGCGGATCGTTGTTTGTCAGCGGCGGAGGAGCGGGCACGACCACCAATACGCGTGCGGTGGAAGTGGCCTCCGCCAGTGGGATCTCCACCAGTGCGGTGACCTCAGGGCTCCAGACGCTCGATCTGACTGGAGCAATCACCGGTTCTTCCAATCTGACCCGCTATTCCAGCACGAGCGGATCGGCCACCTCCGAAGTCCGCTTTTCGGGAGATATGTCCGGCTACACCGGCACCTACGAAAGCACGGGGACGGCCGCTACCCTGACCACCGTCCAAACCACTGCCGCCAGCGCCGGCAAGTGGCAGATCACCGCCGGGACGATCACCTTCACCACCGCGGCCTCGCTCTATGGCGGCAGCGTTGGCTCGTGGACCAAGGAAAACATTGCCGCGAACAGTGGCGCCACCCTGGCCCTGAATGCAGGCGGAATTGGTGAGTTCAGCGAAAGCCAGGTCGCCACGCTGATTGCGAATCTAACCACCAACATCAACAACAACGGGCTGCGGGCGGGAGCCACGCTGCGCGTGAACATTGGTACCGGCAATGCGATCGGACTGGCCAACCTCGCCAACAGCACGGGAACCGGCAGTGGTGCGTTTGGGCTTGGTAAAACCGGCGCGGGCACACTCACGCTATCGGGCGGCAATACCTATACCGGCCAGACCGTCGTTCAGGGAGGGAGCTTTGTTTTTGACGGTGGAAGCCTGGATGCATCCGCCACCGCACCCGCTTCGCGCAGCTTCAACGTCGGCAGCGGCGGCAGTGCGGAGATCAAGAACAATGCCCAGATCACATTCGGTGGATGGGTGGGGCTCGGCTATTTCGACAACACCGGCACCGGCACGCTCACCCTCACCAGCGGCTCGTTGACCGTGAACGGAATCTCCGGCGGAACGCCGTCCGACCGCGGCCTGGTCATCGGGGAATACGCCGGCGACGCAGGCACCTTCAACATGAACAGTGGCACGTTGGCCGTTGGCAATGCAGCCGTCTATATCGGGCAGAACTCCGCCGCCGCTTGGAACATGGCCGGAGGCACGGCATCGGTGAAAAAGATCGCGCTGGGCTATAACAGCGCATCCGCCGGAACCCTCAACCTCACCGGCGGCACGCTGTCGGTCGGCAGCGGCGGCATCAGCAAAGGGAGCGGCACCGCCACGCTCAACATGGGTGGCGGCACCCTGTCATCCAGTGCTTCATGGAGTTCATCGCTGCCAATGAATCTCACAGGGACCAACGGCAACCTGTCCGCTTCAACCGCCCACACCATCACCTTGAGCGGCATCCTTTCTGGAACCGGCGGCCTGGGCAAGGCTGGCACCGGCACGTTGATTCTCTCCGGAGCCAATACCTACAGCGGCAACACCGATGTTTCCGGAGGAACCTTGCTCGCAAACAATACCACCGGCTTGGCCACTGGCACCGGGACGACCGTGGTCCATTCGACCACCATCTTGGGTGGCACCGGTACCATCGGCGCGGTGACGTTGGAATCCGGCAGCACCCTTGCCCCGGGGAATGGTGCGATCGGAGTATTGACCACCGGTGCGCTGACCCTTCCCGCCGGGGCCGTGCTGGCGTCTGAGATTGATACTTCCGGTCCCGTCGGCTCGGATCTCATCTCCGTGAATGGAGACGTGACGCTCGGCGGAACGCTCGGCCTCTCCGACCGGGCCGTCACGGCCGGGGCTGTTCCGGTCGGCACGAAGCTGACCCTGATCGCCTACACCGGCACGCTCACCGGCACCTTCAACGGCCTTGCGGAAAACGCTCCGGTCGCCATCGGCATCAACAACTTCATCATCCGCTATCACGACGGCCAGGCGGTGACCCTCGAGTCCACGGGCGCAAGCAGCTATTACATCGCATGGGCCAATTCGAAAGGTCTCGATGGCACCAGCAACGGTCCGGTGCAGGATCCGGACCACGATGGTCACAACAACCTCCATGAGTTCGCGTTCGATGGTGATCCGCTGTCAGGAGCGAATGACGGCCGGATCGTGACCAAGGTGGCTGCGGTGGGCGGGCTGAACGCGCTGACCCTCACCATGCCGGTGCGGACGGGCGCAAGCTTCCCCGATTTGGGGCCGGACGAACTGGTCTCCACCGCCCAGGATGGTGTGACCTATCACATCCAGGGTTCTGTTGATGTGACCAATTGGACCGGCAATTTCATCGATGTGAACGAGGTCACCAATCCGGCGGATGTGGCTGCGGTGCAGGGCACTCTGGCTGCGGACAAGCCGTTGCCCGGCGGCTGGACCTATCGTTCCTTCTACATTCCCGGTTCTGATCCGGCTGCAAATGTGAAGATCTTCATCCGGGCCAAGGTAACCGAATGA
- a CDS encoding sigma-70 family RNA polymerase sigma factor: MKAETDEGNREFLSRLLPNQKSIRNFIYSLHPHSEDLDDIMQDTVMSLWEKFDTFELDREFLPWANRLAYFEVLRFRKKRSRDRLVFSDQMVEQLWEDAPSPNDTEAVRQALDACLCKLDGRAREVVEARYARGASIATLAKMRRESVHQLYRILEKVRLALVSCVQRRLAAEGNPFS; this comes from the coding sequence ATGAAAGCAGAAACCGATGAAGGAAACCGGGAATTCCTGTCCAGGCTGCTGCCCAATCAGAAATCGATCCGGAATTTCATCTACAGCCTCCATCCCCACTCGGAGGACCTGGACGACATCATGCAGGACACGGTCATGAGTCTGTGGGAGAAATTCGACACCTTTGAACTGGACCGGGAATTCCTGCCATGGGCGAACCGCCTCGCCTATTTCGAGGTCCTCCGTTTCCGCAAGAAACGCAGCCGCGACCGGCTGGTCTTCTCCGACCAAATGGTCGAGCAACTCTGGGAGGATGCGCCATCGCCGAATGATACGGAAGCCGTCCGACAGGCTCTGGATGCCTGCCTGTGCAAGCTCGACGGCCGCGCCCGCGAGGTGGTGGAGGCACGCTATGCCCGTGGCGCATCGATCGCCACGCTGGCCAAAATGCGCCGCGAATCCGTCCACCAGCTCTACCGCATCCTGGAAAAAGTCCGTCTCGCGCTGGTGAGCTGCGTGCAGCGCCGGCTGGCTGCGGAAGGCAACCCTTTCTCCTGA